Within Peromyscus leucopus breed LL Stock chromosome 7, UCI_PerLeu_2.1, whole genome shotgun sequence, the genomic segment AACTAACCTTGACTGTATAAtcatgttttggtttttaagtCTACCATTTCTTTGGGGATCTTCTGTAACTTCATGTCCATTAAAGAAAGGATGTCATGGGAGCATGCGTGTTCTATCTCACTATGTGGTGTCTTTATCATAACATTGCAAGAAGGCCCTCCTCGGGTGCCAGCACTACACACAGGGACTCTCCAGCTTTTAGAACCACGGGATAAATTGGAGAAAAGCTGGGCATGTGCTCAGTGGTGGAGCTCTTGGCTAACATGCATGAGCTTGTGTTTTGTCAGTGGTGTTGAGGTGCAAGGGGATGTTGTGTTGCTGGACACTTGAACCTCAGTCTTAAAGGAGGATAGTTGTATCTCCTTTAGGAAActaaccatttctttctttcccatagACTCCCACAATCCAAAATACTCCGAGAAGATAAGAACCACAATATGTATGTTGCAGGATGTACAGAAGTAGAAGTGAAATCTACAGAAGAGGCTTTTGAAGTTTTTTGGAGAGGTtagaaataaatagaatttgAAAAACGTAAACTGATGGTTTTAACCTTCAGAGTAGTTGCTGAAATTTAATAGTAGTCCTTTGGGATTAATTGGAAAGCAGGTATAATAAGTGGCTGAGTTCAGGTGTAACCAATGACTTCTCTGTCATCATAGGTCAGAAAAAGAGACGTATTGCTAACACCCATTTGAACAGAGAATCTAGCCGTTCACATAGTGTGTTCAGCATTAAACTCGTCCAGGCTCCCCTGGATGCCGATGGAGACAATGTCTTACAGGTAATGTTTGAATGTGAATCTTGTCTTTTCTAATTCAGCCCTAAGGTTTTGGAAGATGACCTAAATTAGGGACTACCATGGTGATGCAGATTGCTCTAGAGTTAATAGCTGTATAGccaatgacttttcttttttttttttttttttttatgtcaatagTGCTGTTTCTGGGCTCTGCCTATTGAGTGATCCTAGTGCATAGCATGTGTGGCACACGCAGTCTGCTGTGTTGTGAAAAGGGTCTGCAGTTTTAAACATCTGTAAGAATGTGTTGCATTGTTAGTTAACATGGAGCAAGCAGATTCTGATTAGCAGCTCTACAATgatcagaaaggcaaagctacaaaaaatgtaaaaaaaaaaaaaaaaaaaagaaagataaaaaagaatgTGTTGCATTGTTTTAGGTGTTGTTTtgcttgtgagacagggtctcatgtaatgagcccaggatgaccctgaacgtttgttggtttgttttctcctttatttctgaGATCATAGTGTTaactacatcattttccccttccctttcttctccccaaacCCTCCTCTAAGACTTTTCCTTGCTggttttcaaatccatggcctcttttgtttgtttcttttctcactATCTAGGCAAGGCTAGCCCCAGACcatagggatccacctgcctcagtcacCCAACagccaggattaaaggcacgtgctaccttacctggctttgtttttggttttcactgtgtagcctggagCTCAGaatttttctgcctcagcctcccctgcTAAGACTAAAGTCTTGTTTCACTGATTGTGACTTAAACTGTTTAATGTGGCCATGTCCAGGCTGGCAGGAAAGTGCTGAGGTTCACTAGTATTTGAATTCTGATTCCTACCTATTCTCCTTTGTCTGACCTGACTATAAGAGAGCCTTCTCATAAGGTTATGAGAATTAAGAGAAGCCGTGTGAAGTTTCTTGGCCACTGCTTGGATTATAGTcagtactcaataaatgttagtaCCTGTTAGAAATGGCCACAGACAATTCTTCCCCTGGTTTCCTGTGAATTACTATTCTGGTGCTAGGGATGTGAATTACTGCTAATAGCATAATGCCATTTAGGTGCATCTTggcttccatttcttttcttaaagctttatttgtatatgatgtgtatgagtgttttgcctgcatgtatgtctgtacaccacagtATGGgagcctggtgcttgtggaggccagatgaaggcatcagatcccctggagttacaggctgccaCGTGGGTGTAGTTGGCACCTCtctctacaagaacagccagtgctcttaaccattgagcatcTGTCCACCctgactttcatttctttgtataagTTAGAGGACTCTGAaattattaatgttattttaaataggctttcttttgtgtgtgtgtgtgtgtttctgaagaGGAGCAGAGGAGCTCAATACTCCTGGAATACTAAATACCTGGTGATAGCAAAATGGAACAGACTCCCTGATCTCAAGGAATCATCTAATGTCTGCTCTGAGGCAGCAGACAAGTATTCAGTGTTATGAGCTTTTAAGCAAACTTTCCTGTATCATCATCCTCTGCCATTCTGGGCATTTGTATTGCATACATACAGTGTCCATTAAGACTTAATACCATGTTAACTGGACCTTAACATTGTAGTGCATTATAACTTAGCTTAGATTGTTGGCTTTATCCCTTgcaggaaaaagaacaaattacCTTAAGCCAGTTGTCTCTGGTAGATCTTGCTGGAAGTGAAAGAACCAACCGGACTAAAGCAGAAGGGAACAGATTACGTGAAGCTGGTGAGTGCAgtgctgtactttttttttttttttttttttttccctgagacaggatttctctgtatagttttggtgtctgtcctgaatctcactctgtagaccaggctggccttgaactcacagagatccacctgcctctgcctcccaagtgctgagattaaaggcgtgcaccaccactgcccggcttcagtGCTGTACTTATTTATGGTTATAACTTTCAACAGCTTGGAATGACAGTTTGTATTTATTAATGGGTGGTTTCTGCTTAATCAGTGAAATAACATTGACTATTAAACTTAGCCTTTAaatctgctatttttttttaaaatattaacattttatttgcatgtgtatacacCTCAGAGTGTGCATAAAAGTCAGAAGGTTAACTTTCCAGGCACTTGTGgttatcctgcctcagccttctgagtgctggtatttCAGGCATGTATCATTATGTCTAGCTAAATGATGTGTCTGATAGCCGTGTTGGAGTTAGGAGGTCTTAGTGTTCCAAGATGAACAGTTTTAAACACTTGGGAGTCTAATCGAGATCTGAATTTTTAGAGGTGTTAAGGTTAATATACCAGCCTTGTCTTGGCTCAGAAATCCAAATAAGATaagtcagaaaaagaaagcatgatgACTAAGAAATCCTGTTGAGATGTAGAGGGACAGAGTTTGCTGGCTTCTAAGACACTTGACTGTTAGAAACATGTTCTTAACATGTTTCTAACATAGGAGGGACTTCTGTCCCTTTCCCACTATAGACTGAAATGGTCACTTGGGATATGGCTGGCCTCCTGTGTATGAGgctcctgagttcagtctccagcatcaCCTcccctaaaaaaagaaaggaagcaagccaAGTTAATGAGTTTGTCTATGCCGGGATTTAGGGTTTGGAAAAACCTgttcacttttctattgctgtgaggagacactacCACCAAGGCCACTTATCACTTAAGCACTAGGGAAGTGCTTAGCTGGGGGCTTGGTTATAGTTTCAGGGTTGGTCCATGACCATCCTGGCGGGGGAAAGGTAACAGGAGGCATGCTGCTGGAGCAATGGCTGAGTGCTTATTGTAGAGTAGCTGTGGACCAGATGATTCACAGCCATGAGGCCGAGAGAGAGTGCATGCCACCGGGAATGGcacacctcctactccttcccaaatagttctacccATTGGAGACCAAGTAGTCAAacctgagcctctgggggccattctcattccaaccaccagaAAATTGTCATGCATttccaggctggagaaatggctcagcagttaggctTTCTTTTTgcatcaggtgtggtggcacacacctctaatcgcagcacctgggaggcagaagcaggtgggtttctgtgagtttaagatcaacctggtctacaaggcaagttctaggacagccagggctgttatacagagaaaccttgtcttgaaaaaccaaaaaactaaagaGTACTTGTTCCTCTTCCAGATGACTTGAGTTCACATTTTTTAATATCCACattacagccgggcagtggtggtgcacgcctttaatcacagcacttgggaggcagaggcagaggcagaggcagatctttgtcagtttgaggccagtctacagagcgagatccaggaaaggcacaaagctacacagagaaaccctgtctcagaaaaaacaaaacaaaacaaaacaaaaaatccacattacagcttacaactgtctgtaactccagttccaggggatcctatatGCTCTTCCTGCCTTTGTGAGCATCAAACACATGaagtatatttacatatatgcaggcaaaacactcaaaagaataaaaataaacaaagcttaaaaagagattctcagggctggagagatggctcagcagttaagagcactggctgttctttctgaggtcctgagttcaattcccagcactcacatcttggctcacaaccatctgtaatgagatctggtgccctcttctggcatgcaggcagaacactgtataaataaatctttaaaaagagagagagagagagagagagattctttttatttttattttttttaagaagagtaATATTGTATTTGGGGGTATTTTTAATAGAGTCTCTGAAAGATGGTTATTGAAGCTGTTAAGCGTTTTCTTTTTGGGGGTCCCGCCACACAGCTCCTAAATAAATtacatacacagaggcttattcttacttataaacgCCAGGctttaacttggcttgtttctagccagcttttcttaacttaaaattatcctgTCACCCttatgcctctgggcttttcccattctctacttctgtaaatcttactcttattctgtggctggctgtgtagctgacccctgatgtcctccttttcttgctcctaaatctctcctctcccagatttctccttctattaattctttctgcctgccagcccccacccatcctttctcctgctttgctattggccgttcagttctttattagaccatcagatgttttagacagacacagtaacacagcttcacagagttaaacaaatgcaacataaaagtaacacaccttaaaataatattctacaattaattaattaatactgTTGAAAGTATAGTGGGACCATACATGGACAGCTCTTGAACTTGAGCCATGAAAATCTATTTCTCAACAGTTAAATGAAGttgaagttgtttgtttttttttaaaagatttatttatttattatgtatacagtattctgcctgcctgcatccctgcaggccagaagagggcaccagatctcattacagatggttgtgagccaccatgtggttgctgggaattgaactcagagcctttggaagaacagccagtgctcttaaccactgagccatctctccagcctgaagtTGAAGTTTTATAGTTATATGGATGAATTACATTTGCTGTTTTCAAATGTTCTCTGTATCTGACTTCATCTCAGGTAACATTAATCAGTCACTAATGACTCTAAGAACATGCATGGAAGTCCTGAGAGAGAACCAGACGTATGGAACCAACAAGGTACACAACAGCCTTCATCAACCACTTTGTGGTTTAATCATGCATTTTAATTGTCTAATGTGCTTAGCTTTTGAATGTCTTTATAGATGGTTCCATATCGAGATTCAAAGCTAACTCATCTGTTCAAGAATTACTTCGATGGGGAAGGGAAGGTGCGGATGATCGTGTGTGTGAATCCAAAGGCTGAAGACTATGAAGAAAGCTTGGTAATTTAAGCATATTTGTCCTGTACAGTTAGGTTTCTCTAGGGGAAACAGCTACTTGAAGAATGGCATACTGGCCCAGTAGTGgtaatgcatacctttaatcccagcacttggagacagagacaggcagatctctctgtgagttcaaggccagcctggtctacagagctagttccaggacaggctccaaagctacagagagaaaccctgtcttggggaaaacaaAGAATGGCAAACTGCACATTTTGTAGATTGATATAGGCTCACTGGATATGCAAACGAATTCTTTAGCCATCTGAGAAGGAGGACTTGGGGATGCTTTTATAGactctgctttttattttagcAAGTCATGAGATTTGCTGAAGTAACCCAGGAAGTTGAAGTAGCGAGACCAGTAGACAAGGTGATATGTGGCTTGACACCAGGGAGACGATACAGAAACCTGCCTCGGGGCGGCCCAGTTGGAGATGGTATGATTTCCTGTTATATCATTATTCATTTGCTTGTCTTTctgtcaactttaaaaaaaatctatttacacCCTTCTTAACAACCAAATGAAagaaacttcaaactaaaatataAGGTTTGCTTGGTTGTACGTTTTGTCTAATTTTTGAGAAATTCTATGCCTAAAGCAGGGCGTAGTGGAgcatacctgtaactctagcaccgAGTAagctgaggcaaaaaaaaaaacaaaaacaaaaacaaaaaattacaattCTGTGGTTACTGGTTCAGGGGTTCTGCTCACAGTATCAGACTTGCTGAAGCTCTTTCATAATTGTTAAACTCCACACAGAGCCTTTGGTGACTGAGATGACTCTACAGAGCTTCCCACCACTGCCTCCATGGAGACTTCTGGATATCAACGATGAGGAGACCCTTCCGAAGCTGATTGAGACGTTGGAGAAACGGCATCACCTACGCCAACTAATGACTGAGGAGCTTAACAAACAATGTAAGGGCAGAGCTGCTTACAGCTGCTGTGACTTCAGAGGTAGAAACAGGTCTTAGTGACTCCATCTAGTGAGCCTCCTCTTGTTTTTAAGACTTGTTTCTGGGCTTTGTAGTGGTCTCAAGGTGTTTAATTTGAatggaaaggttttgttttcttcaacagctctattttacttttatttttaaagaatataggaAGAAAAAAGTGGGTGTCTCCCCgtctatgtttatttttaatagtgaTGGACACAAGATGGTATTTTATAGTTTTCCCCTGTTTGCAAGttatttgtactttttaattgtttgtaCTTCAAGATGGCGTAGGGAAAAGtgaaataatgtttgaaaatgTGTAGAACAGTTGAACAAGTCCGGTCCATGGAAATGACTATGTCTCCGTGAGTGACCAAGTAGTGTGCCAGGGTCTTCAGCCCAGGCTCAGCTGAGCTCAAATACaggattatttctgtttttgcatTTGTAAGCAAACTTTAAGTGTTAGGGAAAGGTTACTAACTCCTCCTGTCAACATCTCTTATAGATTTGAGAATCAAACTCCTGATTTCTTTCCAAACTTGTtttaatctttttcattttttggtatTGTCATGAATGTACAGAGTAGACACGTACAAGCAGCTGCATTCCCAGCCTTTCTTATGGACAGCTGCCATAGGGGGTTTGCTAGAGTGCTACATTCTACTGAGTGTCTGCCAATGAAAGCTGGTTTGATTTTGTATCTGTATTAAACAGCACAATCCGTCTGCTTTGTTTCAGGTATGACTTTCAAAGCCTTATTAAAAGAATTTGACAATtctatttcaaataaagaaaactacactcaggaaaaactaaatgaaaaagaaagattgaTTTCAGGACAGAAATCAGAAATAGAACGactggagaagaaaaacaaaactctggaGTATAAGGTTCGTGGTCACATTTTCACTGGTGTACTGGCCATTCCGCACTTCTCTCACAACGGCTAATGTGCCTGTCACTGCTGTGCgggatgagggaggaagagactcGAGTCTTTTCATCTTAGGAGTTGAGCTTAGCTCGAGGAGATGCAGGCACCTGGCTTGTGAGGGGCTTGTTGTGtaacttctgtctctctctctctctctctctctcttgtgtgtgtgtgtgtgtgtgtgtgtgtgtgtgtgtgtgtgtgtgtgtgagtgtatgagcaACTGAAGGGCTATTGTACAGTTAGGTGGGATGTTTGCACAGCAGATGCTAAGCAGGGTGGTCTCTTGCAGATTGAGATTTTGGAGAAAACAACCACGATCTATGAAGAAGATAAGCGCAATctgcagcaggagcttgagagcCAGAATCAGAAGCTTCAGCGGCAGCTTTCTGACAAGCGCAGATTAGAAGCCAGGTtgcaaggcatggtgacagagACGACGATGAAATGGCAGAAGGAGTGTGTGAGTGTTCCTCTAggttaaatattttgcatttctgTGCTTGTGGCAGAGCTTTGGTGGTGTCTGTTAATCTCTGGAAGAAGTAGAGAACTGTCATTTTCCAGGAATAAAGTGGGTGGTGCGGTGTGCTTATGCAGAGAGACAAAGTAGACTGTAACTTGCTGTGGATCGCTGTAGGATCGTCGGGTAGCAGCCACCCAGCTGGAGATGCAGAATAAACTCTGGGTCAAAGATGAAAAGCTCAAACAGCTGAAGGCCATTGTGACTGAACCTAAACCTGAGAAGCCAGAGAGACCCTCCCGGGAGCGGGACCGGGAAAAAATCATTCAGAGATCTGTTTCTCCTTCGCCTGTGCCTGTAAGTGTTTGCAGCTGTGTGTAGCTTAGTGCTAGAGAAAAGTTTCTCCATTTAGAGGAGTGTTTCTCTGTGagaattgttttgtttcatgccatattttttttaagtttctatttttaaaatttagcacAAAGGGGCAGAGCATGGCGGCACAtgccctttaatctcagcatttgggagggaggtcgagacaggtagatctctatgagtttgaggccagcctggtctacacagagttccagaccaaccagggctacatagtgagtccctgtctcaaaaacaacaaaagcgtATCACAAAAATTTTAATGACTGCGAATAGTTTCTTGCAATGTTAAATCTTCATGTAGTAAAATTGTAGAAAAGTAATATTGTTTCTCTCAGTTCTTCAgtcttattcattaatttttctccAATTTTTCTAGCTTTCTAGTAACAATATTGCTCAGATTTCCAACGGCCAGCAACTCATgagccagccacagctacacaggcGCTCTAACTCTTGCAGCAGCATTTCTGTAGCTTCCTGTATTTCGGAGTGGGAGCAGAAACTGTCTCCGTTCAGCACACCTGTCAATGTCACCTCTCTTGCAAGGCATAGGCAGCAGGAGCCAGGACAAAGTAAAACGTGTATCGTGTCAGACAGAAGGCGGGGCATGTACTGGACGGAAGGCAGGGAGATGGTCCCTACATTCAGCAGTGAGATAGGCGTACAAGACGACCGCTGCCGCAGGGTTAGTGCCAGCATTCTTTAAAGCACTGTAGTGGTAGAATTATCTCCTTTGCTCTTTGTAACTCGGTTCCAAAAGAGTTCGAGGGAAAGCTGGGCAGGCTCCAAAATGAAGAAGCTCTGAAAGTTAAAGACTGAGCCATCCTGAAATTGAGGCTGAGCTCTTGATGTGAGAAAGCAGAAGCATGTGCCCGTGAGCTGGGAATGCCAGCCAGCATGGTGCCCCTAGAGTAGACTGCTCGCCTGAACAAGGGGCTTTGCACAGAATCTAGGGCCATGAGCATCTTGCTTCCttgatcccccaccccacccctcatttttttccttttctcctcctcctcctttttcccccttgttgctggggatggagcctagGGTTTCGACATTATAAGACACtgagctctatcactgagccataaTTCCCCCCAATACAAATATGAATGTAGAAgcctatactttttttttttctcttttggttccCCTTccccaaatttaatttttttcttactgttttttttaggGGGTGGTAAtaagtttttcattttgaaagtttAATGGGTTagagactctcctgcctctggcaGAGTCATTGTTATTTTATGCAATCTTTTATCTTCTGAGGTACTCCAAAGTAAGTCACAGATGCCATGACACTCAACAAAAGAGCATTTCCTGTGTAACCACCATCTTTTGTAACCACCGTCTTTACCCCTTTGAAGGAAGACAGTGTATTTTATGTGGAGAGTCTCTCACTATGCTGCCTGTCCCAGTAACAGCCTTTCCTTTCAACCCATGCTGCTGTCCAGATGCATGCACTGCATGTGGCCATCACAAATCTTTCATCGctttaatataaaatatgcttCCTCCTTTTTGATTTCTGTGACCTGAACTGTTTGAAACTACTGACAGCCTTCACATCCTAAACTTTCAATCTTGAGGCCTTACAAGGCCTTCAAGGGTGATCAACTAAACCCAATTCATGTTTTCTTCAGTATTAAGATTAAAATTTCCTTTGAGGTTGAATAAATAATCACACCAATACTGTGAATTAGATAGTCAATAAAATCTTAActgctcttttaaaattattcttttaagtAAAATGATCTTGCAGTAAATACTTTCTTAAGATCCTCTTACATGCCCAGTGGTGgtagtgcctttaatcccagtggggagtcagaggcaggcggatctctatgaatttgaggccagcctggtccacagagtgagttccaggacagccagggcagttacactgagaaatcctgtctcaaaaactaaaaagatcCTCTTACATGATTTAGAATGTAGATAAATGCCCTGCAATCTGATTACTAATGATGGTGACCAGTCTTGGGTTCTTATAAGGCAACAGACAATTCTGTAGTCTCAAGTTCTTGCTTTGCAGATTTTACTTTTAGGGAGCAGATCATGGTGAATGGTCTTTGTGATCACCTCTAGTAAATCCTCCTCTTCTGTGTCAAACTCCAACCTGCTGGGAGGTCTGTTTACACCTGCCAGCAGTAAGGGAATGCCTGACTTGGCTGTGACGGTCAGGGGGATGTACTAAGACACAGactttaacttctttcttgaAATCCAAATCTCTTTAGAAGTGCAGCAGAAAAGTTCCCATGCGGTTAGTTATCTCTGTGTCCATGCTCATTTGGCCAGAAATTATCAGGTGGACTGGGCTTTACATTTTGGTGTGGAAAGAATTTCAAAATCGTCATGACTGCTAATCGATTCTCTGCAGTCTGTCTCCTTTTCAGAGTTTGATCTGAATGTattatgctgtaaatgtgttcaAGGAAGCTCTTCTGCCAAGTGCTAGATCCTAAGAGCTAGGCTTTCTGATTCAACATCAGTCAGACCATTTTCAGAATGGAATGGTTTCTGCCTGCATGGACGCTCAGTGTCTTTAGTGGCAAGTTGTAGTGACTGTTGTAGAGCTGAGTTAGAGCTGCCCTGAGTTAGTTTCCTGTAACTGAACAACTGAACCAGGATCCTCATTTGGCTAGGTAGGAAGGGCTCTGCCTGCAGActctcatttattttcagtttcataaacaGGAGACGCTCACAGTTGTTTATGTGCTACTATATCATGTACATGAAATACATTTTCCTGAGTTGAATGTGCTGTTTAACTTGGCACCCATGGCATTTGACTGGAAAACAACTAGTTTTTATTATATGATACAAGCTGATTTCATACTATAGTCTTTGCTTCTTGGAGCTTTTAAGAgacatttggagaaaaaaaaatgttggtatATTTGAAGCTTTGTGGAATTGTGTTTTGAGATATAAAAATCCTTACTGCAAGTGCTCAGAAGTACTTAACACTGTTCAGGCATGCTGCACGTGAAGTTCTTCAGGGTTTTGCTAAGCCAGAGCTTCAACAGCTTGTAGTCTTTTGGTCTGGCTGTATATGGAGGAGTGTTTTCTATTTAGATGCCTCAGACATACTTTAGTGTTGTATTGATCCTGCTGATACCTTTAACCAACCTGCTAATCTATGTATTACTTCACAAAGCAGGTATAAGAATTAGTTTTTAATCAAGAATGCAAAATGGATTATTTCTTCCTCAACTAGTCACCACAATTTTATCTTTTGCCTTTTGTTGAAATGGAAGCTCCCATATGACCATTCTCTCTAGATACTATTGTCTAAAGATGTCTGTTGGTTCTGTTTGGCTAAGAGAACATGAGATGACTTATACATTTAGCTTGGACAGGATTGATTCTGTTGTTGTGAATTTGCATTGTAAACTGCTGCACTTCTAACAGTACCTCAAAGTAATCCTGGGTTGTGCTTGTTTCTCAATTCCTCTTCCAACCTGATCAGAACACACCAATTCCTGTACGACACAGAAGGTCCCGCTCTGCAGGGAGCAGATGGGTAGATCATAAGCCTGCCTCTAATGTGCAAACTGAGACAGTCATGCAGCCACATGTCCCTCACGCCATCACAGTGTCTGTTGCAAATGAAAAGGCACTAGCTAAGTGTGAGAAGTACATGCTGACCCACCAGGAACTAGCCTCCGATGGGGAGATTCAGACTAAAGTAATTAAGGTAAAAACAAGTCTTCACAAAAGAATACCAATGAAAAATCTTTGCCCTGCTATCCCTTGATGAGATCTAGAACATAAATGGGGTATTGGGTGGAGCTTTTGTTTTAGTAGAAAATTAATGTATTACTTAGATTGTAAATCTGCTGGGTCTGGATCTACTTAAATAGGTCTAGAGTCTTGGGGTTGTTAGTACTCCAGATCCATGATGAACTTTAGTTACTACATATTTAGCTAAACTTAGCTTCAAAAGTAAACCCAGAGCCATATGGACAACTTGATTGAACTTGAGAGGCCAAGGCAGATGGGTCACCAGTTTGAGCCCATCCTGGAGCACATAGTTGTCTTGAAAACCCAGACAGCAACAGTAAGCAAGCATAACAACCATCTTCTGCTTTGCTATTATTTCAAGATAAAATGTTTGCATTAACACTTGTcctatgccaggcggtggtggcggcactagcctttaatcccagcactcaggaggcagaggcaggtggttcaaggccagcttggtctacagagtgagttccaggacagtcggggtGACACAGATGAAatgctcccccccaaaaaaacaaaacaaaacaaaacaagcatgtcctgtggtcaggcatggtggtacttgCAGGAGGATCTCAGTTAACAGTCTCAAAGTAATAACGCACAAAATCTGGGAACATCACTCAGTACTGAGCTACCCAGTCTTTCTTAGAAAGAAGAGACATTCTGGTCTTGTACCAGTGGGAAAAGTTGGCGGGGGCGGAGACAATGACAGGGGTGAGCAGTCGTTTCAAGTTGAGAGGACAGTTCT encodes:
- the Kif23 gene encoding kinesin-like protein KIF23 isoform X2, translated to MSWFLGLFVGFLFLTRKAKVPRKPVLKKGSQTNLKDPVGVYCRVRPLSFPDQECCVEVVNNTTVQLHTPEGYRLNRNGDYKETQYSFKRVFGTHTTQKELFDVVASPLVDDLIHGKNGLLFTYGVTGSGKTHTMTGSPGSGGLLPRCLNMIFNSIGSFQAKRYVFKSNDRNSMEIQCEVDALLERQKREAIPVPKTPCSKRQADPEFADMINVQEFCKAEDVDEDSVYGVFVSYIEIYNNYIYDLLEEVQFDPIKPKWNGCSTPMRNPESVLPQSKILREDKNHNMYVAGCTEVEVKSTEEAFEVFWRGQKKRRIANTHLNRESSRSHSVFSIKLVQAPLDADGDNVLQEKEQITLSQLSLVDLAGSERTNRTKAEGNRLREAGNINQSLMTLRTCMEVLRENQTYGTNKMVPYRDSKLTHLFKNYFDGEGKVRMIVCVNPKAEDYEESLQVMRFAEVTQEVEVARPVDKVICGLTPGRRYRNLPRGGPVGDEPLVTEMTLQSFPPLPPWRLLDINDEETLPKLIETLEKRHHLRQLMTEELNKQCMTFKALLKEFDNSISNKENYTQEKLNEKERLISGQKSEIERLEKKNKTLEYKIEILEKTTTIYEEDKRNLQQELESQNQKLQRQLSDKRRLEARLQGMVTETTMKWQKECDRRVAATQLEMQNKLWVKDEKLKQLKAIVTEPKPEKPERPSRERDREKIIQRSVSPSPVPLSSNNIAQISNGQQLMSQPQLHRRSNSCSSISVASCISEWEQKLSPFSTPVNVTSLARHRQQEPGQSKTCIVSDRRRGMYWTEGREMVPTFSSEIGVQDDRCRRNTPIPVRHRRSRSAGSRWVDHKPASNVQTETVMQPHVPHAITVSVANEKALAKCEKYMLTHQELASDGEIQTKVIKGDVFKTRGGGQSVQFTDIETLKQESPTGRKRRSSTVAPAQPDGTESEWTDVETRCSVAVEMRAGSQLGPGYQHHAQPKRKKP
- the Kif23 gene encoding kinesin-like protein KIF23 isoform X8, with the protein product MSWFLGLFVGFLFLTRKAKVPRKPVLKKGSQTNLKDPVGVYCRVRPLSFPDQECCVEVVNNTTVQLHTPEGYRLNRNGDYKETQYSFKRVFGTHTTQKELFDVVASPLVDDLIHGKNGLLFTYGVTGSGKTHTMTGSPGSGGLLPRCLNMIFNSIGSFQAKRYVFKSNDRNSMEIQCEVDALLERQKREAIPVPKTPCSKRQADPEFADMINVQEFCKAEDVDEDSVYGVFVSYIEIYNNYIYDLLEEVQFDPIKPKWNGCSTPMRNPESVLPQSKILREDKNHNMYVAGCTEVEVKSTEEAFEVFWRGQKKRRIANTHLNRESSRSHSVFSIKLVQAPLDADGDNVLQEKEQITLSQLSLVDLAGSERTNRTKAEGNRLREAGNINQSLMTLRTCMEVLRENQTYGTNKMVPYRDSKLTHLFKNYFDGEGKVRMIVCVNPKAEDYEESLQVMRFAEVTQEVEVARPVDKVICGLTPGRRYRNLPRGGPVGDEPLVTEMTLQSFPPLPPWRLLDINDEETLPKLIETLEKRHHLRQLMTEELNKQCMTFKALLKEFDNSISNKENYTQEKLNEKERLISGQKSEIERLEKKNKTLEYKIEILEKTTTIYEEDKRNLQQELESQNQKLQRQLSDKRRLEARLQGMVTETTMKWQKECDRRVAATQLEMQNKLWVKDEKLKQLKAIVTEPKPEKPERPSRERDREKIIQRSVSPSPVPNTPIPVRHRRSRSAGSRWVDHKPASNVQTETVMQPHVPHAITVSVANEKALAKCEKYMLTHQELASDGEIQTKVIKGDVFKTRGGGQSVQFTDIETLKQESPTGSRKRRSSTVAPAQPDGTESEWTDVETRCSVAVEMRAGSQLGPGYQHHAQPKRKKP